A single window of Archangium gephyra DNA harbors:
- a CDS encoding EamA family transporter → MNEAPPVRPARTLPPIPAVILAVVSVQGGAAFAKDLFPALGSAGTAGLRIGLSALLLCAVFRPPLTRLTRAQWAAVIPYGVVLGSMNLSFYTALERIPLGVAVTLEFVGPLSLAVFGSRRALDFLWALLAAAGIALIAPWRGEASTLDPLGVMLALFAGACWAIYIVLGGRLSRVFPGGKSVATGMLFAALMCLPFSFAEGLAARLTPPLFAAGLAVALLSSAIPYTLEMMALRELSSRTFGILMSLEPAVAALAGLVFLRERLVATQWLALVFVSAASAGAALTARRVSPPVEA, encoded by the coding sequence ATGAATGAAGCACCCCCGGTCCGGCCTGCCCGGACCCTCCCTCCCATCCCCGCGGTGATCCTCGCCGTCGTGAGCGTGCAGGGCGGCGCCGCCTTCGCCAAGGATCTGTTCCCCGCGCTCGGCTCGGCGGGCACGGCGGGCCTGCGCATCGGGTTGTCCGCGCTCCTGCTGTGCGCGGTGTTCCGTCCGCCGCTCACGCGGCTCACGCGCGCGCAGTGGGCCGCCGTCATCCCGTATGGGGTGGTGCTCGGCTCGATGAACCTGAGCTTCTACACGGCGCTCGAGCGCATCCCGCTGGGAGTGGCCGTCACGCTGGAGTTCGTGGGGCCCCTGTCGCTCGCGGTGTTCGGGTCGCGGCGCGCCCTGGACTTCCTGTGGGCGCTGCTCGCGGCGGCCGGCATCGCCCTCATCGCACCGTGGCGCGGTGAGGCCAGCACGCTCGATCCCCTGGGCGTGATGCTGGCGCTCTTCGCGGGGGCCTGCTGGGCCATCTACATCGTGCTCGGCGGGCGTCTGTCCCGGGTGTTCCCGGGAGGCAAGAGCGTCGCGACGGGAATGCTGTTCGCCGCCCTGATGTGTCTGCCCTTCTCGTTCGCCGAGGGCCTCGCGGCCCGCCTCACGCCTCCGCTGTTCGCGGCGGGCCTGGCCGTCGCGCTCCTCTCCAGTGCGATCCCCTACACCCTGGAGATGATGGCGCTGCGGGAGCTCTCGAGCCGCACCTTCGGCATCCTGATGAGCCTGGAGCCCGCGGTCGCCGCCCTCGCGGGCCTGGTGTTCCTGCGGGAGCGGCTCGTCGCGACCCAGTGGCTCGCGCTGGTCTTCGTGAGCGCCGCGTCCGCCGGGGCCGCACTCACCGCGCGCCGCGTTTCTCCGCCCGTGGAGGCTTGA
- a CDS encoding SRPBCC domain-containing protein: MATNPRGLQPIDAYLAGLKNPAAKKTLEALRLQLRKLLPGAVETISYQMPTFKVDGKAVAGFAFFKTHCGYYPFSGSVVPALKAQLDGYATSKSGVTFPPDEPLPAKLVKTLVQARLAEIAANGKKPSATKKAAAKKAAAKKTLITERVTDSAVKEATGRDWKGWMRALDAAGAGELNHKQLVAHLAREVESSWWRQSIAVAYEQARGKRIVGETAAMGFQVGVVRTLPVSAPDLWERIATQPEHWLGAGATLTLEPGAGYEVPKRRGVPGVRGEVRVVKPRQRIRMTWQPEGWRKPATLQLTLVPSKRGVSLRVHMEKLPDAKAREAMREHWSSVLEGLHGGGASR, encoded by the coding sequence ATGGCGACGAATCCGAGAGGGTTGCAGCCCATCGACGCATACCTGGCGGGACTGAAGAACCCGGCGGCGAAGAAGACACTGGAGGCGCTGCGCCTGCAGCTGCGCAAGCTGCTTCCGGGGGCGGTCGAGACCATCAGCTACCAGATGCCCACCTTCAAGGTCGACGGGAAGGCCGTGGCCGGCTTCGCCTTCTTCAAGACCCACTGCGGCTACTACCCCTTCAGCGGCAGCGTGGTGCCGGCGCTGAAGGCGCAGCTGGACGGCTATGCCACGTCGAAGAGCGGCGTGACCTTCCCGCCCGACGAGCCGCTCCCGGCGAAGCTGGTGAAGACGCTGGTGCAGGCGCGGCTCGCGGAGATTGCCGCGAACGGGAAGAAGCCCTCGGCCACGAAGAAGGCGGCCGCGAAGAAGGCGGCCGCGAAGAAGACGCTCATCACCGAACGCGTGACCGACAGCGCGGTGAAGGAGGCGACCGGGCGGGACTGGAAGGGGTGGATGCGTGCGCTGGACGCGGCGGGGGCGGGCGAGCTGAACCACAAGCAACTCGTCGCGCACCTGGCCCGAGAGGTGGAGTCCTCCTGGTGGCGGCAGTCCATTGCCGTGGCGTACGAGCAGGCCCGCGGCAAGCGGATCGTGGGCGAGACGGCGGCGATGGGCTTCCAGGTGGGCGTCGTCCGCACGCTGCCGGTGAGTGCCCCTGACCTGTGGGAGCGGATTGCGACCCAGCCGGAGCACTGGCTCGGTGCCGGCGCGACGCTGACGCTCGAGCCGGGGGCGGGCTACGAGGTGCCCAAGCGCCGTGGGGTCCCCGGCGTACGCGGCGAGGTCCGGGTGGTGAAGCCCCGGCAGCGCATCCGCATGACGTGGCAACCCGAAGGCTGGAGGAAACCCGCGACCCTGCAGCTCACGCTGGTCCCCTCGAAGCGAGGCGTCTCCCTCCGCGTGCATATGGAGAAGCTGCCAGACGCGAAGGCCCGAGAGGCGATGCGCGAGCACTGGTCCAGCGTGCTCGAAGGCCTCCACGGTGGAGGAGCCTCTCGATGA
- a CDS encoding glutathione S-transferase family protein translates to MTVTITAFERSPDGGKGLARDTRVRWALEEVGQPYQVRLVSFRAMKEPAHLALHPFGQIPTYEEGELALFETGAIVFHIAERWAGLLPDDANARARAITWMFAALNTVEPPILELATARILEGDKPWYAERLPLVEDRVRARLGPLSVRLGEADWLEGAFSAGDLMMVSVLLRLRSSGILDEYPNLAAYVARGEARPAYKRAFDAQRAVNTGKPPTN, encoded by the coding sequence ATGACCGTCACCATTACCGCCTTTGAACGCTCACCCGATGGCGGCAAGGGACTGGCGCGTGATACGCGCGTTCGCTGGGCGCTCGAGGAAGTGGGCCAGCCCTACCAGGTTCGCCTTGTTTCGTTTCGCGCGATGAAGGAACCCGCGCATCTGGCGCTTCATCCTTTCGGCCAGATTCCGACCTATGAGGAAGGCGAGCTCGCCCTGTTCGAGACGGGGGCGATCGTGTTTCACATCGCCGAGCGATGGGCGGGCTTGCTGCCGGACGATGCCAATGCCCGGGCGCGCGCGATCACCTGGATGTTCGCCGCGCTCAACACGGTCGAGCCACCGATTCTCGAGCTCGCCACCGCCAGGATCCTGGAGGGCGACAAGCCCTGGTATGCGGAGCGCCTGCCGCTGGTCGAGGATCGCGTCCGCGCTCGGCTCGGCCCGCTTTCCGTTCGCCTGGGCGAGGCCGACTGGCTCGAGGGTGCGTTCAGCGCTGGCGACTTGATGATGGTGTCGGTGCTGCTCAGGTTGAGATCATCGGGAATCTTGGACGAATACCCGAACCTGGCCGCTTATGTCGCCCGCGGCGAGGCGCGGCCCGCCTACAAGCGAGCCTTCGACGCTCAACGGGCGGTCAACACCGGCAAGCCACCGACCAACTGA
- a CDS encoding L-tyrosine/L-tryptophan isonitrile synthase family protein, with protein MLMMPTPDAQTTRISTAILNLLLPHHRTTGQTPAPATAFPHQLRHISAFVRDGAPVVFTLPGFPCKSPNPTKVLGRLPDQGERLSLTFLDTLCTEIQRHHPPGARMIICSDGHIFGDLIGVPDDHIDAYSDELRTEIGRLGLERLSVFDLRDVLGDLPHPVKRTQVHNRYAPALDDLRAEIHANDHTLALYRGITRFLVEDTHQWPGSRSALQRTCRQNAYGVIQRSRAWGDLIAEHHPNAVRLSIHPQPVGAAKFGIRLLNAPDAWTTPWHSAALRRADGTWTLMPREKAERHGSLVHVDGKPSHFQQA; from the coding sequence ATGCTGATGATGCCCACCCCCGACGCTCAGACCACGAGGATCAGCACCGCGATCCTGAACCTCCTCCTCCCGCACCACCGCACGACCGGCCAGACCCCCGCGCCCGCGACGGCGTTTCCCCACCAACTGCGCCACATCTCCGCCTTCGTCCGTGACGGCGCCCCCGTCGTCTTCACCCTGCCCGGCTTCCCCTGCAAGTCCCCCAACCCGACCAAGGTCCTGGGCCGCCTGCCCGACCAGGGAGAACGCCTCTCCCTCACCTTCCTGGACACCCTGTGCACCGAGATCCAGCGGCACCACCCGCCCGGTGCCCGCATGATCATCTGCTCCGACGGCCACATCTTCGGCGACCTCATCGGCGTCCCCGACGACCACATCGACGCCTACTCCGACGAGCTCCGCACGGAGATAGGCCGGTTGGGCCTGGAGAGACTGAGCGTCTTCGATCTGCGCGACGTCCTCGGCGACCTCCCGCACCCCGTGAAACGCACCCAGGTCCACAACCGCTATGCCCCCGCCCTGGACGACCTGCGCGCGGAGATCCACGCCAACGATCACACGCTCGCCCTCTACCGGGGCATCACCCGCTTCCTCGTCGAGGACACCCATCAATGGCCCGGCTCCCGCTCCGCGCTCCAACGCACCTGCCGGCAGAACGCTTACGGCGTCATCCAGCGCAGCCGGGCCTGGGGCGACCTCATCGCCGAGCACCACCCGAACGCCGTACGACTGTCCATCCACCCCCAACCCGTCGGCGCGGCCAAATTCGGCATCCGCCTCCTCAACGCCCCCGACGCCTGGACCACCCCCTGGCACTCGGCGGCCCTGCGCCGCGCTGACGGCACCTGGACCCTCATGCCGCGCGAGAAGGCCGAGAGACACGGGAGCCTGGTGCACGTCGACGGCAAGCCCAGCCACTTCCAGCAGGCCTGA